A region from the Canis aureus isolate CA01 chromosome 8, VMU_Caureus_v.1.0, whole genome shotgun sequence genome encodes:
- the GNAT2 gene encoding guanine nucleotide-binding protein G(t) subunit alpha-2: MGSGVSAEDKELAKRSKELEKKLQEDADKEAKTVKLLLLGAGESGKSTIVKQMKIIHQDGYSPEECLEYKAIIYGNVLQSILAIIRAMSTLGIDYAEPSCADSGRQLNNLADSIEEGTMPPELVEVIGKLWKDGGVQACFDRAAEYQLNDSASYYLNQLDRITAPDYLPNEQDVLRSRVKTTGIIETKFSVKDLNFRMFDVGGQRSERKKWIHCFEGVTCIIFCAALSAYDMVLVEDDEVNRMHESLHLFNSICNHKFFAATSIVLFLNKKDLFEEKIKKVHLSICFPEYDGNNSFEDAGNYIKSQFLDLNMRKDVKEIYSHMTCATDTQNVKFVFDAVTDIIIKENLKDCGLF; the protein is encoded by the exons ATGGGGAGTGGAGTCAGTGCTGAGGACAAAGAACTGGCCAAGAGGTCCAAGGAGTTAGAAAAGAAGCTGCAGGAGGATGCTGACAAGGAAGCCAAGACTGTCAAGCTGCTATTGCTGG GTGCTGGTGAGTCAGGAAAGAGCACTATCGTCAAACAGATGAA GATCATCCATCAGGATGGCTATTCACCAGAGGAGTGCCTGGAGTATAAGGCCATTATCTATGGGAATGTGCTGCAGTCCATTCTGGCTATCATCCGGGCCATGTCCACACTGGGTATTGACTATGCTGAACCAAGCTGTGCG GATTCTGGGCGACAGCTCAACAACCTGGCTGACTCTATTGAGGAAGGCACCATGCCTCCCGAGCTGGTGGAGGTCATCGGGAAGTTGTGGAAGGATGGTGGGGTGCAAGCCTGCTTCGACCGAGCTGCAGAGTACCAGCTCAATGATTCAGCATCTTA CTACCTGAACCAATTAGACCGGATTACAGCCCCTGACTACCTCCCTAATGAGCAAGATGTGCTTCGATCCAGAGTCAAAACAACAGGCATCATTGAGACCAAGTTTTCTGTCAAAGACTTGAATTTCAG GATGTTTGACGTGGGAGGGCAAAGATCAGAGAGAAAGAAGTGGATACACTGCTTTGAGGGAGTCACTTGCATCATTTTCTGTGCAGCCCTCAGCGCCTATGATATGGTGCTAGTGGAAGACGACGAAGTA AATCGTATGCATGAGTCATTGCACCTCTTCAACAGCATATGTAACCACAAGTTCTTTGCCGCCACTTCTATTGTCCTCTTTCTCAACAAGAAGGACCTCTTTGaggaaaaaatcaagaaagtcCATCTCAGCATTTGTTTTCCAGAGTATGATG GAAACAACTCTTTTGAAGATGCAGGGAATTACATCAAGAGTCAGTTCCTTGACCTCAACATGCGAAAAGATGTCAAAGAAATCTACAGTCACATGACCTGTGCTACAGACACACAGAACGTCAAATTTGTATTTGATGCAGTTACAGATATTATCAtcaaagaaaatctcaaggaCTGCGGGCTCTTCTAA
- the GNAI3 gene encoding guanine nucleotide-binding protein G(i) subunit alpha-3 isoform X2: protein MTTFCCQVSPGAGESGKSTIVKQMKIIHEDGYSEEECKQYKVVVYSNTIQSIIAIIRAMGRLKIDFGEAARADDARQLFVLAGSAEEGVMTLELAGVIKRLWRDGGVQACFSRSREYQLNDSASYYLNDLDRISQTNYIPTQQDVLRTRVKTTGIVETHFTFKDLYFKMFDVGGQRSERKKWIHCFEGVTAIIFCVALSDYDLVLAEDEEMNRMHESMKLFDSICNNKWFTDTSIILFLNKKDLFEEKIKRSPLTICYPEYTGSNTYEEAAAYIQCQFEDLNRRKDTKEIYTHFTCATDTKNVQFVFDAVTDVIIKNNLKECGLY from the exons aatcattcatGAGGATGGCTATTCAGAGGAAGAATGTAAACAATATAAAGTAGTTGTCTACAGCAATACTATACAGTCCATCATTGCGATCATAAGAGCCATGGGACGGCTAAAGATTGACTTTGGGGAAGCTGCCAGAGCA GATGATGCCCGGCAATTATTTGTTTTGGCTGGCAGTGCCGAAGAAGGAGTCATGACTCTAGAACTAGCAGGAGTGATTAAACGGTTATGGCGAGACGGTGGCGTGCAAGCTTGTTTCAGCAGATCCAGGGAGTATCAGCTCAATGATTCTGCTTCATA TTACCTAAATGATTTGGATAGGATATCCCAAACCAACTACATTCCAACTCAGCAAGATGTCTTGCGGACAAGAGTGAAGACCACAGGCATTGTGGAAACTCATTTCACCTTCAAAGACCTATACTTCAA GATGTTTGATGTAGGTGGCCAAAGATCAGAACGAAAAAAGTGGATTCACTGTTTTGAGGGAGTGACAGCAATTATCTTCTGTGTGGCCCTCAGTGATTATGACCTTGTTCTGGCTGAGGATGAGGAGATG AACCGAATGCATGAAAGCATGAAACTGTTTGACAGCATTTGTAACAACAAATGGTTTACAGACACTTCAATCATTCTCTTCCTCAACAAGAAAGAcctttttgaggaaaaaataaagaggagtCCGTTAACTATCTGTTATCCAGAATACACAG GTTCCAATACATATGAAGAAGCAGCTGCTTATATTCAGTGCCAGTTTGAAGATCTGAACAGAAGAAAAGATACCAAGGAGATCTATACCCACTTCACCTGTGCCACAGACACCAAGAATGTGCAGTTTGTTTTTGATGCTGTTACAGATGTCATCATTAAAAACAACTTAAAGGAATGTGGACTTTACTGA
- the GNAI3 gene encoding guanine nucleotide-binding protein G(i) subunit alpha-3 isoform X3, which translates to MKIIHEDGYSEEECKQYKVVVYSNTIQSIIAIIRAMGRLKIDFGEAARADDARQLFVLAGSAEEGVMTLELAGVIKRLWRDGGVQACFSRSREYQLNDSASYYLNDLDRISQTNYIPTQQDVLRTRVKTTGIVETHFTFKDLYFKMFDVGGQRSERKKWIHCFEGVTAIIFCVALSDYDLVLAEDEEMNRMHESMKLFDSICNNKWFTDTSIILFLNKKDLFEEKIKRSPLTICYPEYTGSNTYEEAAAYIQCQFEDLNRRKDTKEIYTHFTCATDTKNVQFVFDAVTDVIIKNNLKECGLY; encoded by the exons aatcattcatGAGGATGGCTATTCAGAGGAAGAATGTAAACAATATAAAGTAGTTGTCTACAGCAATACTATACAGTCCATCATTGCGATCATAAGAGCCATGGGACGGCTAAAGATTGACTTTGGGGAAGCTGCCAGAGCA GATGATGCCCGGCAATTATTTGTTTTGGCTGGCAGTGCCGAAGAAGGAGTCATGACTCTAGAACTAGCAGGAGTGATTAAACGGTTATGGCGAGACGGTGGCGTGCAAGCTTGTTTCAGCAGATCCAGGGAGTATCAGCTCAATGATTCTGCTTCATA TTACCTAAATGATTTGGATAGGATATCCCAAACCAACTACATTCCAACTCAGCAAGATGTCTTGCGGACAAGAGTGAAGACCACAGGCATTGTGGAAACTCATTTCACCTTCAAAGACCTATACTTCAA GATGTTTGATGTAGGTGGCCAAAGATCAGAACGAAAAAAGTGGATTCACTGTTTTGAGGGAGTGACAGCAATTATCTTCTGTGTGGCCCTCAGTGATTATGACCTTGTTCTGGCTGAGGATGAGGAGATG AACCGAATGCATGAAAGCATGAAACTGTTTGACAGCATTTGTAACAACAAATGGTTTACAGACACTTCAATCATTCTCTTCCTCAACAAGAAAGAcctttttgaggaaaaaataaagaggagtCCGTTAACTATCTGTTATCCAGAATACACAG GTTCCAATACATATGAAGAAGCAGCTGCTTATATTCAGTGCCAGTTTGAAGATCTGAACAGAAGAAAAGATACCAAGGAGATCTATACCCACTTCACCTGTGCCACAGACACCAAGAATGTGCAGTTTGTTTTTGATGCTGTTACAGATGTCATCATTAAAAACAACTTAAAGGAATGTGGACTTTACTGA